One region of Mycolicibacterium insubricum genomic DNA includes:
- a CDS encoding DUF3152 domain-containing protein — translation MTFDPGRGGGSHAPVLRSDLREPLRAQRDPLASGAGRPRANREDRGQFKKQGWLGRFISTYGWRAYALPVLVVVTVIVLYQTVTAEPVQAPVADDAETGQSADIGKHATTIVGAPPRGLTEFDANLPTGKLPDGGHYTTEPGHGTWHIVPGTTDQVGEGTVKVFNYTVEVEDGLDPDDFGGDDAFASMVTKTLADPHSWTHDPRIAFRRVDASSGIDPDFRVSLTSSMTVREGCGYEIALESSCFNPAFHPAGGGEPESRVFINEARWVRGAMPFEGDYVAYRQYLINHEVGHAIGFQKHQPCENDGALAPIMMQQTFSIANDDESKFDPDQVKADGKKCRPNSWPFPIV, via the coding sequence GTGACCTTCGACCCGGGCCGTGGCGGTGGCAGTCACGCCCCGGTGCTGCGCAGCGACCTTCGGGAACCGCTGCGCGCCCAGCGCGACCCGCTGGCGTCCGGCGCCGGCCGGCCCCGGGCCAACCGCGAGGACCGCGGGCAGTTCAAAAAGCAGGGCTGGCTCGGCCGATTCATCTCCACCTACGGCTGGCGCGCCTACGCGCTGCCGGTGCTCGTCGTCGTCACCGTGATCGTGCTGTATCAGACGGTGACCGCCGAACCCGTCCAGGCACCGGTGGCCGACGACGCCGAGACCGGCCAGAGTGCGGACATCGGCAAGCACGCCACCACCATCGTCGGCGCTCCGCCGCGCGGGCTCACCGAGTTCGACGCCAACCTGCCGACCGGGAAGCTGCCCGACGGCGGGCACTACACCACCGAGCCGGGCCACGGGACCTGGCACATCGTGCCCGGAACCACCGACCAGGTCGGCGAGGGCACCGTCAAGGTCTTCAACTACACCGTCGAGGTGGAGGACGGGCTCGACCCGGACGACTTCGGCGGTGACGACGCGTTCGCCTCGATGGTCACCAAGACGCTGGCCGACCCGCACAGCTGGACCCACGACCCCCGGATCGCCTTCCGCCGCGTCGACGCGAGCTCCGGTATCGACCCGGACTTCCGGGTGTCGCTGACCTCGTCGATGACCGTCCGGGAGGGCTGCGGCTACGAGATCGCGCTGGAATCCTCCTGCTTCAACCCCGCCTTCCACCCGGCCGGCGGCGGCGAGCCCGAGTCCAGGGTGTTCATCAACGAGGCCCGCTGGGTCCGCGGCGCCATGCCGTTCGAGGGCGACTACGTCGCCTACCGGCAGTACCTGATCAATCACGAGGTCGGCCACGCCATCGGCTTCCAGAAGCACCAGCCGTGTGAGAACGACGGCGCGCTGGCGCCGATCATGATGCAGCAGACCTTCTCGATCGCCAACGACGACGAGTCGAAGTTCGACCCCGACCAGGTCAAGGCCGACGGCAAGAAGTGTCGGCCCAACTCCTGGCCGTTCCCGATCGTCTGA
- the moeB gene encoding molybdopterin-synthase adenylyltransferase MoeB, whose amino-acid sequence MPPLVAPAAELTRDEIARYSRHLLIPEFGALGQRRLKNARVLVIGAGGLGAPTLLYLAAAGVGTIGIVDFDVVDESNLQRQIIHGQADVGRLKTHSAADSIRAINPLVDVVCHDLQLTSDNVADLFAGYDLILDGADNFATRYLVNDAAALAGKPYVWGSILRFSGQVSVFWDAAPDGRGVTLRDVFPEPPAPGTVPSCAEGGVLGVLCGAVASLMGTEAIKLITGIGQSLLGRLLLYDALAMTHRTLNVARDPARAPITELIDYELFCGVVPDAAPAEASISPAELHRLRAEAVPLALVDVREPAEWEINRIDGAVLIPKSEFDAGTGADRLPPGRVVLYCKSGVRSAAVAETLRAAGVDDVVSLTGGILAWAQQFDPDMVSY is encoded by the coding sequence TTGCCGCCGCTGGTCGCCCCGGCCGCCGAGCTGACCCGCGACGAGATCGCCCGCTACAGCCGGCACCTGCTGATACCCGAGTTCGGGGCCCTCGGGCAGCGCCGACTCAAGAACGCCCGGGTGCTGGTCATCGGCGCCGGGGGACTGGGCGCCCCGACGCTGCTGTACCTGGCCGCCGCCGGGGTGGGCACCATCGGCATCGTGGACTTCGACGTCGTCGACGAGTCCAACCTGCAGCGCCAGATCATCCACGGCCAGGCCGACGTCGGCCGGCTCAAGACCCACAGCGCTGCCGACTCGATCCGGGCGATCAACCCGCTGGTCGACGTGGTGTGCCACGATCTGCAGCTGACCTCGGACAACGTGGCGGACCTGTTCGCCGGCTACGACCTGATCCTCGACGGCGCCGACAACTTCGCCACCCGCTACCTGGTCAACGACGCCGCCGCGTTGGCCGGCAAGCCGTACGTGTGGGGCTCGATCCTGCGGTTCTCCGGGCAGGTGTCGGTGTTCTGGGACGCCGCCCCCGACGGCCGCGGCGTCACCCTGCGCGACGTGTTCCCCGAGCCGCCCGCACCGGGCACGGTGCCCTCGTGCGCCGAGGGTGGGGTGCTCGGGGTGCTGTGCGGCGCGGTGGCCTCGCTGATGGGCACCGAGGCGATCAAGCTGATCACCGGCATCGGGCAGTCGCTGCTGGGCCGGCTGCTGCTCTATGACGCACTGGCCATGACGCACCGCACCCTGAACGTCGCGCGGGACCCGGCCCGGGCGCCGATCACCGAGCTCATCGACTACGAGCTGTTCTGCGGGGTCGTCCCGGACGCCGCACCGGCGGAGGCCTCCATCAGCCCCGCCGAGCTGCACCGACTGCGCGCCGAGGCGGTTCCGCTGGCGCTGGTCGACGTGCGGGAACCGGCCGAGTGGGAGATCAACCGGATCGACGGCGCGGTGCTGATCCCCAAGTCGGAGTTCGACGCCGGGACCGGTGCCGACCGGCTACCCCCGGGTCGCGTGGTGCTGTACTGCAAGTCCGGGGTGCGCTCGGCGGCGGTCGCCGAGACGCTGCGCGCGGCCGGCGTCGACGACGTGGTGTCGCTGACGGGTGGGATTCTGGCCTGGGCCCAGCAATTCGACCCCGACATGGTCAGTTACTGA
- a CDS encoding DUF3107 domain-containing protein: MEVKIGVADSPRELVFSSTQTPEELEKQVVAALDGGSVLSLTDEKGRRILVQTAKIAYIEIGPADSRRVGFGVGKSS, from the coding sequence GTGGAGGTCAAGATCGGTGTCGCCGACAGCCCGCGGGAGCTCGTCTTCTCCAGCACCCAGACTCCCGAGGAGTTGGAGAAGCAGGTCGTCGCCGCGCTCGACGGCGGTTCCGTGCTGAGCCTGACCGACGAGAAGGGCCGCCGCATCCTGGTGCAGACCGCCAAGATCGCCTACATCGAGATCGGGCCCGCCGACAGCCGCCGGGTCGGTTTCGGCGTCGGCAAGAGCTCCTAG
- a CDS encoding ferritin-like fold-containing protein: MSSTPITADHPGINELFSLLACGEVAAFYRLTDEARMAPDLSGRINMALMAAAEMGHYVLVRDALELRGVDVQAAMVHYSAVLESYHAQTIPSTWLEALVKTYIGDALAADLYLEIVDALPDGVAGVVRGVLAETGHSQFVVSEVRAAVEASEQQKHRLALWSRRLLGEAITQAQYVLAERDELVDLVVAGTGGLGHLAEFYERLQRTHSERMTELGLA; this comes from the coding sequence ATGAGTTCGACGCCGATCACCGCGGACCACCCCGGGATCAACGAACTGTTCTCCCTGCTGGCCTGCGGTGAGGTCGCCGCGTTCTACCGGCTGACCGACGAGGCCCGGATGGCCCCGGACCTGAGCGGGCGGATCAATATGGCGCTGATGGCCGCCGCCGAGATGGGCCATTACGTGCTGGTTCGCGACGCCCTGGAGCTCCGCGGCGTCGACGTGCAGGCCGCGATGGTCCACTATTCGGCGGTGCTGGAGTCCTACCACGCCCAGACCATCCCCAGCACCTGGCTCGAAGCACTGGTCAAGACCTATATCGGGGACGCGCTGGCGGCGGATCTGTACCTGGAGATCGTCGACGCGCTGCCCGACGGGGTGGCCGGCGTGGTGCGCGGAGTGCTGGCCGAGACCGGCCACTCCCAGTTCGTCGTCTCGGAGGTCCGCGCGGCCGTGGAGGCCAGCGAGCAGCAGAAGCACCGGCTGGCGCTGTGGTCGCGCCGGCTGCTCGGCGAGGCGATCACCCAGGCGCAGTACGTGCTGGCCGAGCGCGACGAACTGGTGGATCTGGTGGTCGCCGGCACCGGCGGGCTCGGGCATCTGGCCGAGTTCTACGAGCGGCTGCAGCGCACCCACTCCGAGCGGATGACGGAGCTCGGCCTGGCCTAG
- a CDS encoding TIGR02569 family protein, translating to MSVEPPPDHVLAAFGLNAARPAALGAGWEDGWRCGEVVLSQVADHARAAWSAKVRETLFVDGVRLARPVRSTDGRFVVSGWRADTFVAGTPEPRYDEVVSAAVRLHEATAKLERPRFLTQPPSAPWAEVDVFIAADRAAWEDRPLHSLPSGARLAPGSADGQRSIDLLQALAILRKPTRSPNQLVHGDLYGTVLFAGAAAPGITDITPYWRPTSWAAGVAVVDALSWGDADDGLVERWDALPEWPQMLLRALMFRLAVHALHPRSTAAAFPGLARTAAVVESVI from the coding sequence GTGAGTGTGGAACCGCCTCCCGACCATGTGCTCGCCGCATTCGGGCTCAACGCCGCGCGCCCCGCGGCTCTCGGCGCAGGCTGGGAGGACGGCTGGCGGTGCGGTGAGGTGGTGCTGTCGCAGGTCGCCGATCACGCCCGGGCCGCCTGGTCGGCCAAGGTCCGCGAGACCCTGTTCGTCGACGGCGTGCGGCTGGCCCGCCCGGTGCGCTCCACCGACGGTCGGTTCGTGGTGTCGGGCTGGCGGGCGGACACCTTCGTCGCCGGCACCCCCGAGCCCCGCTACGACGAGGTGGTCTCGGCCGCCGTCCGGTTGCACGAGGCCACCGCCAAACTGGAGCGCCCGCGCTTTCTGACCCAGCCGCCGTCGGCGCCGTGGGCCGAGGTGGACGTCTTCATCGCCGCCGACCGCGCGGCGTGGGAGGACCGGCCGCTGCACTCGCTGCCGTCCGGGGCGCGGCTGGCGCCCGGCTCGGCCGACGGGCAGCGCAGCATCGACCTGCTGCAGGCACTGGCCATCCTGCGCAAGCCGACCCGCAGTCCCAACCAGCTGGTACACGGCGACCTGTACGGCACGGTGCTGTTCGCCGGCGCCGCGGCTCCCGGGATCACCGACATCACCCCGTACTGGCGCCCGACGTCGTGGGCGGCCGGGGTTGCCGTCGTCGACGCGCTGAGTTGGGGAGACGCCGATGACGGCCTGGTGGAGCGCTGGGATGCGCTGCCCGAGTGGCCGCAGATGTTGTTGCGCGCATTGATGTTCCGGCTTGCCGTGCACGCCCTGCACCCGCGGTCGACCGCCGCGGCCTTCCCCGGCCTGGCGCGCACCGCCGCCGTCGTGGAATCCGTGATCTAG
- a CDS encoding DEAD/DEAH box helicase yields the protein MTHINKSFAELGVRDEICEALRERGIEHPFAIQELTLPMALAGDDLIGQARTGMGKTFAFGVPALHKITTDTERPLTGAPRVLIVVPTRELCIQVFDDLTGAAKNLTAPAEGGGTRPLSVVAIYGGRPYEPQIEALQAGADVVVGTPGRLLDLANQGHLQLGGLSVLVLDEADEMLDLGFLPDIERILRLTPDTRQSMLFSATMPDPIITLARTFMNQPTHIRAEAPHSAATHDTTEQFVYRAHALDKVEMVARILQAEGRGATMIFTRTKRTAQKVADELAERGFKVGAVHGDLGQIAREKALAAFRAGDVDVLVATDVAARGIDIDDISHVINYQIPDDEQAYVHRIGRTGRAGKTGIAVTLVDWDELPRWSMIDKALGLESPDPAETYSSSPHLYTEMNIPAEAKGSIGEPKRSPVKRTDRAPRVEREKAPRERTRRRTRGGQASEAGSDTAAATPPAAEAGAGDAAGTGSAPRRRRRRPRKAPAAAAAEG from the coding sequence ATGACCCATATCAACAAGTCGTTCGCCGAACTCGGCGTGCGCGACGAAATCTGTGAAGCGCTGCGGGAACGCGGCATCGAGCACCCCTTCGCCATCCAGGAACTGACCCTGCCGATGGCGCTGGCCGGCGACGACCTGATCGGCCAGGCCCGCACCGGCATGGGCAAAACCTTCGCCTTCGGCGTCCCGGCCCTGCACAAGATCACCACCGACACCGAGCGCCCGCTGACCGGTGCGCCGCGCGTGCTGATCGTGGTGCCCACCCGCGAGCTGTGCATCCAGGTGTTCGACGACCTGACCGGCGCCGCCAAGAACCTCACCGCCCCCGCTGAAGGCGGCGGCACCCGCCCGCTGTCGGTCGTCGCGATCTACGGTGGCCGTCCCTACGAGCCGCAGATCGAGGCGCTGCAGGCCGGCGCCGACGTCGTCGTCGGCACCCCGGGCCGCCTGCTGGACCTGGCCAACCAGGGCCACCTGCAGCTCGGCGGGCTGTCCGTTCTGGTCCTCGACGAGGCCGACGAGATGCTGGACCTGGGCTTTTTGCCCGATATCGAGCGGATCCTGCGGCTGACCCCGGACACCCGCCAGTCGATGCTGTTCAGCGCGACGATGCCGGACCCGATCATCACGCTGGCCCGCACCTTCATGAACCAGCCGACCCACATCCGCGCCGAGGCCCCGCATTCGGCGGCCACCCACGACACCACCGAGCAGTTCGTCTACCGGGCGCACGCACTGGACAAGGTGGAGATGGTCGCCCGCATCCTGCAGGCCGAAGGCCGCGGCGCCACGATGATCTTCACCCGCACCAAGCGCACCGCGCAGAAGGTGGCCGACGAGCTCGCCGAGCGCGGGTTCAAGGTCGGCGCCGTGCACGGCGACCTGGGCCAGATCGCCCGCGAGAAGGCGCTAGCGGCGTTCCGCGCCGGTGACGTCGACGTGCTGGTCGCCACCGACGTGGCCGCTCGCGGCATCGACATCGACGACATCTCCCACGTCATCAACTACCAGATCCCCGACGACGAGCAGGCCTACGTGCACCGCATCGGGCGTACCGGCCGGGCCGGCAAGACCGGCATCGCGGTCACCCTGGTCGACTGGGACGAACTGCCCCGCTGGTCCATGATCGACAAGGCCCTGGGCCTGGAGTCCCCGGACCCGGCCGAGACCTACTCCAGCTCGCCGCACCTGTACACGGAGATGAACATCCCCGCCGAGGCCAAGGGCAGCATCGGCGAGCCGAAGCGCTCGCCGGTCAAGCGCACCGACCGTGCACCCCGCGTCGAGCGGGAGAAGGCCCCGCGCGAGCGGACCCGTCGTCGCACCCGCGGTGGGCAGGCGTCCGAGGCCGGATCCGACACCGCAGCCGCGACTCCCCCGGCCGCCGAGGCCGGCGCCGGAGACGCCGCGGGCACCGGTTCGGCGCCGCGGCGCCGCCGTCGTCGTCCGCGCAAGGCACCGGCTGCGGCCGCCGCCGAGGGCTGA
- a CDS encoding ParA family protein has product MTSTHVLAVANQKGGVAKTTTVASLGAALAAEGKRVLLVDLDPQGCLTFSLGHDPDKLPVSVHEVLLGEVEPDVALVETAEGMTLLPANIDLAGAEAMLLMRAGREYALKRALAKVADRFDVILLDCPPSLGVLTLNGLTAAGEVIVPLQCETLAHRGVGQFLRTVADVQQITNPDLTLLGALPTLYDSRTTHSRDVLLDVADRYNLPVLAPPIPRTVRFAEATASGTSVLAGRKNKGALAYRELAASLLKYWKTGKAMPTFTPEV; this is encoded by the coding sequence GTGACGTCTACACATGTGCTGGCGGTGGCCAATCAAAAGGGTGGGGTGGCCAAGACCACGACGGTGGCGTCGTTGGGCGCGGCGCTGGCCGCCGAGGGCAAGCGGGTGCTGCTGGTCGACCTCGACCCGCAGGGCTGCCTGACGTTCTCGCTGGGCCACGATCCGGACAAACTGCCGGTGTCGGTGCACGAGGTGCTGCTCGGCGAGGTGGAACCCGATGTCGCCCTGGTGGAGACCGCCGAGGGCATGACGCTGCTGCCGGCCAACATCGACCTGGCCGGCGCCGAGGCCATGCTGCTGATGCGGGCCGGCCGCGAATACGCGCTCAAGCGGGCCCTGGCCAAGGTTGCCGACCGGTTCGACGTGATCCTGCTGGACTGCCCGCCCTCGTTGGGCGTGCTGACGCTCAACGGGCTGACCGCCGCCGGTGAGGTCATCGTGCCGCTGCAGTGCGAGACGCTGGCGCACCGCGGCGTCGGCCAGTTCCTGCGCACGGTGGCCGACGTCCAGCAGATCACCAACCCGGATCTGACGCTGCTGGGCGCGCTGCCGACGCTGTACGACTCACGGACCACGCACAGCCGCGACGTGCTGCTCGACGTCGCCGACCGCTACAACCTGCCGGTGCTGGCGCCGCCGATCCCGCGCACGGTGCGCTTCGCCGAGGCCACCGCGTCGGGCACCTCGGTGCTGGCGGGCCGGAAGAACAAGGGCGCGTTGGCGTATCGGGAACTGGCGGCGTCGCTGCTGAAGTACTGGAAGACCGGCAAGGCGATGCCGACCTTCACCCCGGAGGTCTAA
- a CDS encoding acid phosphatase — protein sequence MSVGIHRLVLLRHGETEWSKSGRHTSRTDLDLTDVGREQALAAADTLAGLDLDSPMVFCSPRLRARRTAELAGLAVDEITGLLAEWDYGDYEGMTTQQIRTANPGWLLWTHGCAGGESVQQVSDRADDAIGLALDHLTDRDVVFVGHGHFSRAVLTRWVEQPLDQGIRYGFPTASVSVCGFDYGLRQLKALALAGRPQTGVTP from the coding sequence GTGAGTGTCGGTATACATCGGCTGGTGCTGTTGCGGCACGGCGAGACGGAGTGGTCGAAGTCGGGTCGGCACACCTCACGCACTGACCTCGACCTGACTGACGTCGGCCGGGAACAGGCTTTGGCGGCCGCCGACACACTCGCCGGCCTGGATCTGGATTCTCCGATGGTGTTCTGCAGCCCGCGGCTGCGTGCCCGGAGGACCGCGGAGCTGGCCGGGTTGGCTGTCGACGAGATCACCGGACTGCTCGCCGAATGGGACTACGGCGACTACGAGGGCATGACCACCCAGCAGATCCGCACGGCGAACCCGGGCTGGCTGCTGTGGACCCACGGCTGCGCGGGCGGCGAATCGGTGCAGCAGGTCAGTGACCGGGCCGACGACGCGATCGGACTCGCGCTGGACCATCTCACCGACCGCGACGTGGTATTCGTCGGCCACGGGCACTTCTCCCGCGCGGTGCTGACCCGCTGGGTCGAGCAGCCGTTGGATCAGGGCATCCGCTACGGATTCCCCACCGCGTCGGTGTCGGTGTGCGGATTCGACTACGGCCTGCGCCAGCTCAAGGCGCTCGCGCTGGCCGGCCGGCCGCAGACCGGGGTGACGCCGTGA
- a CDS encoding alpha/beta fold hydrolase: MTAHLHTYRYGPEGPARVLALHGLTGHGRRWEHIAQNFLPEVPIVAPDLIGHGRSSWAAPWNFDANVQALSALLEADGGEPVVVVGHSFGCAVALQLAHHRPDLVSGLVLLDPAVGLDGEWMAEIAAAMLASPDYPDPAEAREEKAGGSWADVDPALLDADMDEHLITLPGGRYGWRMYVPAMVSYWSELARPVVYPRPGTPTILARALWTDPPYVTDSLIAGLRGHLGENLQLVDLECLHMVAQAKPAETAALIRGLLAE, translated from the coding sequence GTGACCGCACACCTGCACACCTACCGCTACGGCCCCGAGGGACCGGCCCGCGTCCTGGCACTGCACGGGCTGACCGGGCACGGCAGGCGCTGGGAACACATCGCACAGAATTTCCTTCCCGAGGTGCCGATCGTCGCGCCGGACCTGATCGGACACGGCCGCTCGTCATGGGCAGCGCCGTGGAATTTCGATGCCAACGTGCAGGCACTGTCCGCGCTGCTGGAGGCCGACGGCGGTGAACCCGTTGTGGTGGTGGGGCATTCGTTCGGCTGCGCGGTCGCGCTGCAGCTGGCTCATCACCGCCCGGATCTGGTGTCCGGGCTGGTGCTGCTGGACCCCGCCGTCGGCCTGGACGGGGAGTGGATGGCGGAGATCGCCGCGGCGATGCTGGCTTCCCCGGACTACCCGGATCCGGCCGAGGCGCGCGAGGAGAAGGCCGGCGGGTCCTGGGCCGATGTCGACCCCGCACTGCTGGACGCCGATATGGACGAGCACCTGATCACGCTGCCGGGCGGCCGCTACGGCTGGCGCATGTACGTCCCGGCGATGGTGTCGTACTGGAGCGAGCTGGCCCGGCCGGTGGTCTATCCGCGCCCGGGCACGCCGACGATCCTGGCCCGCGCGCTGTGGACCGACCCGCCGTATGTCACCGATTCCCTGATCGCCGGGCTGCGTGGGCATTTGGGCGAGAATCTGCAGCTGGTGGACCTGGAGTGCCTGCACATGGTGGCCCAGGCCAAGCCCGCCGAGACCGCCGCGCTGATCCGCGGACTGCTGGCGGAGTAG
- a CDS encoding MGMT family protein: MAKVSDADIERVRGLVAAIPPGRVATYGDIAAAAGLSSPRIVGWIMRTDSADLPWHRVIGASGRPAAHKSDLQLELLRAEGVLANDGRIRLSEYRFEF, encoded by the coding sequence GTGGCCAAGGTCAGCGATGCCGATATCGAACGGGTCCGCGGGCTCGTCGCCGCGATACCGCCCGGCCGGGTCGCCACCTACGGTGATATCGCCGCTGCCGCAGGACTTTCCAGCCCGCGAATTGTCGGGTGGATCATGCGCACGGATTCCGCGGACCTGCCGTGGCATCGGGTGATCGGCGCCTCCGGTCGGCCCGCCGCCCACAAGAGCGACCTGCAGCTCGAATTGCTGCGCGCCGAAGGCGTTTTAGCGAACGACGGGCGAATCCGCCTGTCGGAGTACCGGTTCGAGTTCTAG
- a CDS encoding Rv3212 family protein, which translates to MIRPERRTRGDLIAAGAIVAVVAVVAALFWWTSDSRHTVSDPADVELTTPVAAGAVPTAVHELWHADSPGTTMPVVAGGAVITASGSAMTGRDPVTGNVAWTYARDLPLCGVSSVYHWAVAVYPDSRGCGQVSAINGSTGRRGPTRTGYADKQVTLSTDGSTVLAAGSTRIEQWRSDLVRTIAFGETDARYKPAHVGLGKGCTLLSAAGESQQVSVLQACPDKADVKVTLVKAADQDDEPTLIDVPEAGISAASGARIVAVSGGATAVYLPSPKPRLSILNDSGKETASVLLDGPAAPLGPPGTETASTAKSGDVVTWWTGRSVVVLAADGLRYRYSVTASGPDVPLGPGTTMAGKLLIPHTGGIGVYDTKTGAKQRFLPVARPAVDSAVGLKAMGSTIIEQRGDTVVGLG; encoded by the coding sequence ATGATCCGACCCGAGCGCCGCACCCGCGGTGATCTCATCGCCGCGGGTGCGATCGTCGCCGTCGTCGCCGTCGTCGCCGCGCTGTTCTGGTGGACCAGCGACTCCCGGCACACCGTCAGCGACCCGGCGGACGTCGAACTGACCACGCCGGTGGCGGCTGGCGCCGTGCCCACGGCCGTGCACGAGCTGTGGCACGCGGACAGCCCGGGCACCACCATGCCGGTGGTCGCCGGAGGCGCGGTGATCACCGCATCCGGCTCGGCGATGACCGGCCGCGACCCGGTGACCGGCAACGTGGCGTGGACGTATGCGCGTGATCTGCCGCTGTGCGGGGTCAGCTCGGTCTATCACTGGGCCGTGGCCGTCTATCCCGATTCCCGCGGCTGCGGACAGGTGTCGGCGATCAACGGCTCCACCGGCCGTCGGGGCCCGACCCGCACCGGCTACGCCGACAAGCAGGTGACGCTGTCCACCGACGGGTCGACCGTCCTGGCCGCCGGCAGCACCCGGATCGAGCAGTGGCGCTCGGATCTGGTGCGCACCATCGCTTTCGGTGAGACCGATGCCCGCTACAAGCCCGCCCACGTCGGGCTGGGCAAGGGCTGCACGCTGCTGTCGGCCGCCGGCGAATCCCAGCAGGTGTCGGTGCTGCAGGCCTGCCCCGACAAGGCCGATGTCAAGGTCACCCTGGTCAAGGCTGCCGATCAGGACGACGAACCCACGCTGATCGACGTCCCCGAAGCCGGCATCTCCGCGGCCTCCGGTGCCCGGATCGTCGCGGTGTCCGGCGGGGCGACGGCGGTCTACCTGCCCTCCCCCAAACCGCGGCTGTCCATCCTCAACGACTCCGGCAAGGAAACCGCGTCGGTGCTGCTGGACGGCCCGGCGGCACCGTTGGGGCCGCCGGGCACCGAAACCGCGTCGACCGCGAAGTCCGGCGATGTGGTGACCTGGTGGACCGGGCGATCCGTGGTGGTACTGGCGGCCGACGGCCTGCGCTACCGCTACTCGGTGACCGCGTCGGGACCGGATGTGCCGCTGGGCCCGGGCACCACCATGGCCGGCAAACTGCTCATCCCGCACACCGGCGGGATCGGCGTCTATGACACCAAAACCGGTGCCAAGCAACGGTTCCTGCCGGTCGCCCGCCCGGCCGTCGACTCCGCCGTCGGCCTCAAGGCGATGGGATCGACGATCATCGAGCAGCGCGGCGACACCGTCGTCGGCCTCGGCTGA
- a CDS encoding TetR/AcrR family transcriptional regulator — MSELASAGRPRGDGMDGGTARRGVRLPRDERRGQLLASASEVFVERGYHAAGMDEIADRAGVSKPVLYQHFSSKLELYLAVLAQHVDNLVSGVRQALRTTTDNRLRVRAAVQAFFDFIEHDGQGYRLIFANDYVSEPQVAAQVKVATESCIDAVFDLVASDSGLEPHRARMIAVGLVSISVDSARYWLDNDRPMPKEDAIEGTVAFIWRGLSHVPLTRPEKG; from the coding sequence ATGAGTGAACTCGCCAGCGCCGGCCGCCCCCGTGGCGACGGTATGGACGGCGGGACGGCGCGACGGGGTGTCCGGCTACCGCGCGACGAACGCCGCGGGCAACTGCTGGCATCGGCCAGCGAGGTGTTCGTCGAGCGCGGTTACCACGCGGCCGGGATGGACGAGATCGCCGATCGCGCAGGCGTCAGCAAACCCGTCCTGTACCAGCACTTCTCGTCCAAGCTGGAGCTGTACCTCGCGGTGCTGGCTCAGCATGTGGACAATCTGGTGTCCGGCGTGCGCCAGGCGCTGCGCACCACCACCGACAACCGGCTGCGGGTGCGCGCCGCGGTGCAGGCGTTCTTCGATTTCATCGAGCACGACGGCCAGGGCTACCGGCTGATCTTCGCCAACGACTACGTCAGCGAGCCGCAGGTGGCCGCGCAGGTGAAGGTGGCCACCGAGTCCTGCATCGATGCGGTGTTCGACCTGGTCGCCTCGGATTCCGGGCTGGAGCCGCACCGCGCCCGGATGATCGCCGTCGGCCTGGTGTCGATCAGCGTCGATTCGGCCCGCTACTGGCTGGACAACGACCGCCCGATGCCGAAGGAAGACGCCATCGAGGGCACCGTCGCGTTCATCTGGCGCGGCCTGTCCCACGTGCCGCTGACCCGCCCGGAAAAGGGCTGA